The DNA window CAACAGCCACCAGTAGTGCTGCACCCACCATGTGGCTAGGAGCCCAGAATGGCTGGTAGGTAAAGCCAGAGACACAACACGTGGGATGTGGTGGGAGAGCTCGCTGAGCCACGTAAGCTTTGCCCATCTGCCTTCTTGCAGGCTCTACGTACATTCAGCAGTAGCCAACTGGAAGAAGTGTCTGCACTCCATCAAGCTAAAAGACTCGGTGCTGAGCCTGGTGTATGTGACCCCCACTGAGGGGTGGGGTCAGGGACCCAAGGTGCCCAGCAACCTCAGCCTACCTTACTGACTTACCATTCCAGGCATGTCAAAGGCCGAGTGCTGGTAGCTCTTGCAGATGGGACCCTGGCCATCTTCCATCGTGGCGAGGGTAAGACCTAGTAGCCCTTGCAGAGACAAGCCTAGGGGTTCCTGGGCCCCTGGATCCATCCTGAGCCTGGCAATGGGTCCTTCATACCAGCCCTGTGAGCATAGACCCTAGCCAGATCTGAGCAGGTGTCCTGGCCTCCTTTTAGATGGCCAGTGGGACCTGAGCAACTACCACCTAATGGACCTGGGCCACCCACACCACTCCATCCGCTGCATGGCTGTTGTGGATGACCGCGTCTGGTGTGGCTACAAGAACAAGGTGCATGTCATCCAGCCCAAGACAATGCAGATTGAGGCAAGTGTAGCCGTAACCCCCAGAGTTGGGAGGGGCTTCTGCCAGATTGGAGGTTGGGACAGGCTGTGTGCCATTAAGGTGGACCCTGCATCACATCCCAGAAAGCCCTTACCTTTCCATTACCTACTCCTGTTGACTGGCTGCTATTACCCCATAGAAGTCATTTGATGCCCACCCGAGGCGGGAAAGCCAGGTGCGACAGCTGGCCTGGATCGGTGACGGAGTGTGGGTCTCTATCCGCTTAGACTCCACGCTTCGGCTTTACCATGCCCGCACCCACCAGCACCTGCAGGACGTGGACATTGAGCCCTACGTCAGCAAGATGCTGGGTGAGTCAGAGgcgggcacacacctgtaatctcagcacttgggaggtgggggcaggagggtcaggggttcaaggccatctttacacagttcaagtttgaggccaccctcgGCTGAGAGCCTGCCTcagcataaattaaaaaaagaaagatgttatTTTAGAAGATGTGCCGGGTAACATACCTGAGGCACCTATCACTGACACTCTTCCTATCCCACCAGGTACTGGCAAGCTGGGCTTCTCCTTTGTGCGCATCACAGCCCTACTCATCGCAGGCAACCGTCTGTGGGTGGGCACTGGCAACGGCGTTGTCATCTCCATCCCCTTGACTGAGAGTAAGTTCCCAACCCTAGAGGACACCCTATCAAGAAAACAGCAGCTACGCTAAAGAGTTCCCAGAGTAGGTGGGCTGGGAAGCTACCTCTCTGGCCAAGCTCAACCTTCCTTTCTCCCCCCAGCTGTAGTCCTGCATCGAGGCCAGCTCTTGGGGCTCCGAGGTATGTCCTCAGCACTTACCCACTTGTAGCCTAAAGCATTTGCTATACCCCCATACTCACCTTCTCCAGCTGCCTGCTGAAAATAAAGTGGTCCTATCCTCCTGTCCCTGTTTCCCCAGCCAACAAGACATCCCCAACATCTGGAGAGGGAACCCGCCCAGGGGGCATCATCCACGTGTATGGGGACGACAGCAGTGACAAGGCAGCCAGTAGTTTCATTCCCTACTGCTCCATGGCTCAGGCTCAGCTCTGCTTCCATGGGCACCGTGATGCTGTCAAATTCTTTGTCTCTGTGCCAGGTACATAGATGATCTTAACCCACTTTGCCCTCTGTGCTACAGTAGCACAGCTATAACCTTTACAAGAGGCCACGGTCCTGAGATACCTCTGCCCATGACAGGAAATGTGCTGGCCACTCTCAATGGCAGTGTGCTAGACAGCCCATCAGAGGGCCCTGGGCCTACTGCACCTGCTGCAGATACTGAGGGCCAGAAGTTGAAGAATGCACTGGTGCTGAGTGGTGGTGAAGGCTACATCGACTTCCGCATTGGTAAGTAGGCACAGACTAGAGGTGGGGCCTGGTGTGGGCATGTGGGAGTCCTCTTCATGGTTGCCAATTCTCCAGGGGATGGAGAGGATGATGAAACTGAGGAAGGTGCTGGGGATGTGAACCAGACGAAGCCTGTGTTGTCCAAGGCTGAACGCAGCCACATCATCGTGTGGCAAGTGTCCTATACCCCTGAGTGAGACCCTGCCCTGCCTGATGCCAACTGTACATAAGACCCTACCTGCCTGACCCCCCGCCTGTTCCTTGGGGCAGCAAGGTTCGTCCATCCCCTTTTAACCTCTCAACTTGCAGCTTTTGCCTGAGGTCCAGCCCCCAGCTGTTAAGAGACGGGTGAAGCAGGTTTTGGGGAGTGAGGCAGGAGCAAATGTCTTTCCCATCAGGGAGGAGAAAGCCTCTGGGACACCCTCTCTCCAGCAGCTCCTGGCCCTGGACAACACCCAGCCCAACATGAAGTCCCAGGGTCCCCTCAGGGCAAGGCAGGACCAAAATGGCTATAGGCAGCCCCTACAGGTGGCCCTAGCTCCACTCACGCCTGATTAGTCCTGGCAGGAGCAAGAGCCTCATACTGCCTAGTCTTCCCCAAGTCTACTTGCTTTGCATGCAGCCCTGAGGAAGGGGTTCCTGATTCCTCATTCCTAAACCTTTGCTCTTCCTGAGGGACCCAGGCCTAGCCACCATCCTCTGCGCAGAAGCAAGGTTAGGGCTGCCCAGATTCTGGACCTCAGCCAGCCTTCTCTGGGCCTTTCCCATTTCCAAACTTACATTCCCTTGGCCTCCAGTCTGGGTCTTACCTGGGAACCTGGCATGAATGCTCAGGGCCAGCCTCCCTGGGGCAGCTGCTTCAATGACAAATACCCATTAACCCAAGGAAGCTGGACTGTCCAGCCCCTCACAGACCAGTGTCCCCTAGATTCTTCCTGGGCACAAGATTTACCTTGGAGGAACAAGACCCTAGTGCCCTTCCCTTCCCAGAAGTCCCAAGGGTAGAATTTCTCAGGCTGCCAGGGCAGGCACAGGCCTCAGGAAGAAGGGTGGCCCTGGTCTCCCCAGAGTCAGTCCTAGGATGTGAGCTCAGCCTCAGGTTAGTGGAGGATGGTGTGCTCCCAGGGCCTGCCTCCTGCACAGGGCTCCAAGGAGCCCAGCTCCCGGACACGTACTAAGTGCCTAGGGTTGCCGGCTGTGGCCTGCTCCCTTGGAGAGCAACTGACAAGAGGCTGccaaggcagaggccagaagagctgaGGACAGGCCAGGATGGGCACAATCGTAAGCAAGTGTATGGAAACAGGTGCTGCCCTGGCCCTGGCCTTACTCTTCCAGGGGCACTGATTAGAGTCAGTTGGCCTCTACTGCCCTCTCCCCACGCAGAGAAGCACAGATCCAGGGGCACTGCCCCTGAGCCCATCTGGCCATGATAAGCTGCAGCAATGTACAGCTGCAGGCTTCTCCCATCACCCTGCCACCTCTCCACTGTGATGTATGTCCCTTGTCTGTTCCCACAGGAGTGTGAAGTGACTGGGGTTAGCTGGGTGGGTGCAACTGGAGGAAGGGGCCAATGCAACTCTCCTCAGGCTTTGGCCTTGCAAGTGAACTCACATATCTGCTGTGTATGTAATAAATGTCTCAACACTAATTTTGTCTTGAAACTGCACCAGCACACAAGGGTTTACTGCAGTTTATTatgaaaagaaatacagggaggGGTGTGGGAGTAGCAGTCCCTAGACAGACTGGGTTGGGTGGACCTGCACCCACACAGCACTATCGCTGCTGCTGAGCTCTGTGAAGATCACAGAAGACCAACGACCTCCAGGTTGGTAATGCTGGCTTCAGTAAATCTACTCGTATAGCCAGTGCCCAGCGCTGTCCTCCCAGCACAGAAGCTCATCCTCTCGGAACCAAAGAGCGATCTCTCTGTGAGCGCTTTCTACCGAGTCACTGCCATGAATCacattcctgtgggagaatggcAAGTGAGCAAGGAGGGGAAGGGTGAGGGGTGGCTGGGGAGGAAGATAGGACTTACTTGCCAACTTCCACGCAGAAATCCCCACGGATCGTGCCAGGCATGGCATCTCCTGGGTCAGTGGCCCCTATGAGGGCCCGAGAAGCACGTACGACGTCCAGCCCTTGCCACACCTGCGGGGGGTACTGTCAGGGCCATTAGAGCTTCCCAGTCTTTGCCCTCCCCTTGCAGGTGACCGAAAACTCACCATGGCCACCACAGGACCAGAGCGCATGTATTTAACTAGTCGGCTGTAAAAAGGTCTCTCACGCAGCTCGGCATAATGCTCCCGCAGTAACTCCTCAGAGGCCTAGGGGAGGAATAGCTACCTGTACTAGGGCCCCGACAGTAGACCCGCCCGATTCCCTTCCGGGATCCGCCTGCTCCTTTGCGCGCCCACACCTGCACTAGCTTCAGTGCCACCAGCTTGAAGCCCTTCCTCTCAAAGCGACGCACGACCTCGCCCACCAGCCGCCGCTGCACGCCGTCAGGCTTCACCGCCAAGAACGTGCGCTCGTTCACGCCGCTGTAGGCTGCAGGAGTAATGGCttcaggcatgctccaccacgcGCCCCCGGCCCGGCACCGCCCCCACCTCGCCTAGGTGCTCACCTGCGGGAAAGAGGTTTGCGAAGATGGTCAGCACCAGGCAGATCATGGCGGCGGATAGGGCGGACCAGGCGGTGAGGGGGCGGGGCCTCCCTTAAAGAACCTCTGGACGTGGGTTCTCCAGGCGTCCTGCAGTCATAGTGCTCAAGGCCTGCCTGTGTACAGGAACCCTAGGCGCCCTACCTTGTGTCCGCACCGCCACCCTCCCTTGTCCTGCGGTGCCCACGTAATGAAACCACCACACTAGCCATTTCGTGCGTTTATTTCCAGACCGAGGAACGAGCAAGGGGCTGCCTGAAAATGACAGCCGCTTGTCAACTGCCCCATTATTCACTGGCAGGTGTGTCAGGACTGCAGGGTCTCTCTCCACAAAAGGGGAGGTATGGCACAGTCAAAGACACTTGTCCATCAAATGACTCACAGGACCTCTGTCCGTCCAGTTAGACTGCGGTGCCCTTGGCCCTCCCTTTGGTCTCCTGTTTTGCAGGGTAATCCCAGGGATGCATTCGAGCCCTCTCCAGGTTCAGGAGTGGCTCCTGGACGCTAGTATCCCCGTTTTTCTGTCGTTCAGCGAGGATCATGGCCCGCAGCAGAGGTGGGTAGGGAACTAGGTTCAATCTGTCCTCTGGTTTCGCAGTGAACGCAGTGAAGGCCTCCTCCTCGTGCTTGGGTACCAACCGCCAATCATGGTACATGACTTGCTCGATTTCCCGAGCCTCATCCTCACTCTTTCCTGTTTTGGAAAGAAGACAAGCTGACTCCCTGGTGGCTGGATAATCTGCGAAGCATCCCGGCTCCAACCAGCACCCAGCCTTACCTTTGAAGGTCAGGACGCCCCAGGCCCTTCCGTGGTCCAAGTTCTGCAGAACAGGAGGGCGGATTGTCAACATAGAGCCCCTGGCACTAAGTTACGGGTTAGGGAGATACAGGCCCAGGTGGTTCAGGGTGGACAGAACCAGCCAGTGCGGTCCGGGGTGGAGAAAATGAAAGCGTAAACAAGAACAAGCAACACAGGGAGGGAGCGCACCTGCGCCGTGTAGTCGGGCCTCACACGCGTGAGGCGCCAGTAGCACGGCTCGTCGTGCTGCCACAGCCAGGACTTCCGTGTGACCAGACGACCCACGCCAAACAAAGGGAGGCGGGCGAGCAGCTGCAGGAGGCGGTTCTCACGGCGCACGTCGGCCCAGGCGCGCACCGGCAGCCGGCGACCGGAGTGCGGCCGGGTCAGCGTCTCGTAGTCTAGGGCGTACAGCTGCGAGTCTCGCGGCTGGTTCCGCTGTTCACGCAGTGCGCGCACGCGGCGGGCCAGTTCGGCGATCAGCCGGGGTCTCACTTTCTTGCGCCCCATGCCGGTGTCCTTACTCCACCGGAAACCTACGCTTCAAGAGCTCTCCTGTTCCGGAAGCGGCCGGTGTCCTGAGCAAAAGCATCCGGGTGCGCCCGGAAGCTGTAGGAAGGATGGGCTATGGCGGAGGAAGAACCCGAGAGACCCACGGGCTCGGGTTGCGGCCGGGGCCAGGGCTTGCGCTTGGTCGGTCGGCGACCTCACACGTGGGAGATCTCCGACTCAGACACCGAAGGTACCGCCGCTAGGGTGGTCGGCCCGCAAGCTCCCAGCACAGTAGGAGAGCTTAGAGCTACGACCAAGGCGTTAAGGGCAGATCAGGTCCTGAAGAATCTGGTGGTGTACGTGGACCCAGGTGAGGGGCGGGGGGCGGAGAGGCTGGGAATTTGGTGCCGGCCACCCAACAGGGTAGTGTCACCCATTAGTCCTCACGGGAGAAGGTGGAATGACCGAGCTGTCGCTTGCTGGGCCCAGCTATCCTGGAAGATGCAGGCTCCGATATCCTGATGGAGGCTCTGGGCACGCTAGGCTGTGAATGCCGAATCGAGCCGCAGCACCAGGCCCGCAGCCTACAGTGGAGCGTTGTGAGGCCCGACCCAACCCCCAGCAATGTAAGTGTCTCCCTGTCTCCAGCGCCAGTCCTGGTCTAGGTTCCAGTCTTGCCTCTGGCTAGCGAGGTAGCTGCATTCATCTTGCCTTGTAAAGGAGTAACCTAAAAGCTGACGGATGGCCATGTCGTATTTCTTAACACAAGAAAGCTGAACTCAGCTGATGCCAGAGAACATCTTGTTGGCAGTGAAGATAAGAGTTTGGGTTCCTGGTGTTCGTGAAGTTGGGCTAGTTTTGTACTTTGGGACTTCTAGGGAGCAGGCCTGACAGGCCTGACCTTCACTGTGTGGAGAGCTGGAGGGTTATTGACAGCATCTGGTGACTGACTGGGCTGCATGCGGAGAAGCAAGCCGTGGGCCCACGCAGCTTAGCAGCGCTGGTGATGTTCTTTACAGGTGCCGCAGGAGGCGAGGGTTGAAAATGAGCAGGAGCAGTTGCTGCTGCTGGAACCCCAGGAGTTTCTTCAAGGTGCTGTGCAGCTGACCCAGGTAGtgggaggaaaaacaaacaagtaaaaaactGTCTTTGTTTGGCAGAGCTGGTTCCCCAGTCAGGGATGGGCTGGAGCTTCTGTTGAGAACCATAGAGGTGTTGAGGGTGAGATGAAGAAACCAGCAGAGTGTGCTAGACCTGACAGCATCGAAGGGTCTTTGGGAGAATTGAGAATGACAACTTGGGCTGCAAACTGGCTCAGGGTGGAGAAGGAACCTAGACTTCAAGCTGATAGAGTCCACATGATGCAGGATCTGGCTGTGGGATTTGTGTAATAATAATCTCTCACTTGGCTGCTTATGCTCCCTGGACTCAAGGGAAATAATACCTAACAGATATTTGCCTGGAGCACAATTCTGCTAAACTCTTTGTGGGTGCTGATCTCCAAGGGCCAGTATTTGTCAAACGCCTCTGTCCAGGCTGGGCAGAGAAATGGACCAGCAAGGAGGCTGGTTCATTTCTACCCCAAAACCTGGAGTGTGCTTGTGTACACCTGGCCTTAAGGAAGCAGAACCAATCTCTAGAGAACAGAGAGGACCTATAAGCTTAACCCAGTTCCTCTTCCCTCTGGAAACTGTACATACTGGTGGCTGTGGGCGCACTGCCACAGGCCTGTGTGAACAGTGGGTGTTCTTGCTTTCAGGCCACAGACTCACCTTGCTCCATGCCCTGGCTTTCTCCTCAGAGTCCCAGCCGCCTGTCCCATCTGGCTGTCATTGGACTGGATGCATACCTGTGGTACCACTTAACCTAATAACCTCAGTCGGGCTGGCTTGGATGGGATTCCAGGAAAGTGGGGTTGCCTCTAGTGGCTGCTGTGTCACAGTTGGCCCCACTTGCCCTGGGTGGGCTCTGCAGAGACTTGGGAGCCCAAAAGATGGTCACCTTTGTTCAGGTCTCACCAGCCCAGTTCTCAGAAGACATGGCAGCTGAAGAAGTCAAAGGAAGCACATGCCAAGGTGGCCATCAGATGGCCTGAGGTGGAGGAGGTGAGCTGCCACTGAGTTGAGTTAGATGGCTAGCCTTTGTCTCTGCTCTTGGGCTCTTTTCGGCGGGTCAGAactgggcttggttcccagcataACTGGGTTGGCGTTTCCCAGAGGACATGTAGCCTACTCAATGTCATGCTCCCCAGGCCCTGGTGCTGCTTCAGCTTCACGCAAACCTGGATGTGCTGCTGGTGGCCTCATGGCAGGAGCTGAGTCAGTACGTGTGTGCCTTCACCAAGGCCCTCTCCCAGCGCCCCTCTAAGTATGTACCCCCGCAGGGACTGAGTGGAGGCAGGACAGGGTTGCAGGACCACACAGGTGGTGTTCTCAAAGCTTCCATCtgggtttccttctcatttcagGCAGTACCGGGATTCCCAAGCCTTTTCCTTCTGCACAGCAGGGCACTGGGCCTCTGGCCAGCAAGTGACCAGAGATGGCTCTGGGCTCCGAGGAGTATGGTGGCGGCAGATCAGACAGTTCAACCGGGTCAGCCCAGCTGTGGCTGATGCTGTTGTCACCgccttcccctccccccgccTTCTGCAACAGGTGCGTCCCCTAAGTCATCCCTCCCAGGACCAGAACTTAAGACCCACCTACTCACACCTGTGCCCACTCTAGGCTCTAATGGACTGCAGCACGGAGCAGGAGCGCCTGAACCTCCTAGCTGACCTCCCTGTGAAGGCCCACAGGGGCAGGCAGCCTCGCAGAGTGGGACCTGACCTCTCACGCCGAATCTGTATCTTCCTGACCACCACTAACCCTGACTTGCTGCTGGACCTGAGCTCTTGACCACACCTGTGACATCCTTAGGTTGCCTCCGGCCCATCAGTAGAGCGGGATAGGCCTGCCCAAGAGACTGACTAGTTACCAAGGGGCAGGCAAGGAGATTTGGGTCCAGCCACCACACTTTTTCCAGCCTGGGGTAGACTATGGCCAAATGGAAGGATAGtggggaaagggggtggggggcagtGTTGCTGAAGTGAACAGACGAATCTATAGGGTAGCAGACAGAAAGGGCCCCAGAGTAATTGGGGCCTCGACTTACTTACCCTTGGCCTGAACTCTTGTTGCAGGAAGCATAGTGGCAGGGTTGAGTGCCCAGCTGAGCAGTTCCTAGCCTCACTGATACCTAGCTTAGGGTACACCCTCAGGTAGAAGTAGTAAGAGACCCTAAGGAAAAGAGATCCAAGCCAGGCAGCTCCAGCCTTTGTGAGGACTTTTTTAATGTTATAGCCTGTGGGAACGTGACATAAACCCTTCACAGGGCACCCACTGACATAACAGGAGCAGGAGCTGACAACATACAATGCGGGTCAGGAAagcccctctccttttccctgggCTGTGAGTACACCGCCCTGAGTCAGCTAGCCTCCCAGGCTTGTAATCTAGGTCCAGAGGTGTCTGGGCTGCTCTTCCCAAGACACATGGCAACTCAGAGGGCAAACAGGAGTGCTGCTTCCCCACCAGCACAGGCCAACAGAGAAGGCTGTCCCGGCCTCAGGAAGATGCGACAAGCCTAGACAGGTCTCAGTTCTTCCCTCGCCTGCTGGCCTGGAGGACAGAAAGGTAGTTGCATTCCCAGTAGAAAAGTCAGCTTCTTCGGCAGCGCTTCCTCTGACAGGGCCTGGTCTCGGGACTCTCTACACCAGGCATAGCTgtgccaggagagggcacaggGGACTTCCAGTGGTTGCAGTTCATGCTCAGGACCCAGCCCAGCTTGTTATGCAGCACTTGCTTGAGGCCAGGTGGCAAGGGCAGGCCCTCAAGGGTATCCCCTGAGTTTGGCCGGAGCTGGCGCAGGCGGTAGCAGCACAGGTATTGCAGGGAGGTGGAGCTGGCACAGGAGCGGATGACTTTCATGCTACTCTTGGCAGCTGTGGAGCAGACCATTGGATAGAACCTTCTGTTTTGCAGCCGGGTGGCGGCCACTCCTGGAAGAAAGAGTCAGCCTGAGTGCCATGTAGGTCAGGAGGCAGGAAGTTACTCCCATAATGTGCCAAGGTGAGCAGCTCATATGGCTCTGAACACAGAAGACAGACTCAGCTTTGGTCTGGTAACCCCAGCTTGGCTTCAGCCCCAGCTACCCTCAGGAACCTCACCTAGACTGCCCGGCCCCACCCCTACTCCCATCTCTGCTGTCCAGGGTCAGACTGAGGGAAGGCACCTCACCTATGCACTTCCTGTTCTTGAAGAAGGTCAGTGTCCCATGCCAGGTGTCCAAGTGTACGCCAATAATAGAGCCCTGGCCAAAGCGTGAAGAGAAGCTTGTCTTGTCACCTTTGTGGTGGAGGAGTCCTGGGAGGAGCAGAAGGGTGAGCCTGGGAGGTCTGTGGCACTCCTAGGCCCACCCACAACCCAGGCAACACCCACCAGTGTAAGAGAGGCCCCAGCTGTCTTCATCCCTGCCAAGCAGGCTGCAGAATGTGTGGTGATACTTGTCCAGGTCTACATCTGATGTCCCAATGCCCACCATCTGCAAACAGTGGGGCTGGACAGTTAGGTGCCTAGCAGCAGGGCCCATGACAGCTACCCTCTTGTTTGGCCATTTACCATGTCGGTGCCATATACAGGAGAGGTCATCTTGATTTCCCAGAAATGTTGGCCATCCCCTAGCTCCTTGGTGCCCCGAATGGCTGCAGTCCCACAGCTATACTCCATATGAAAGCTGACCTTGCGATTATCACAGCTCAGCAAGGTGGCTGAGGACTTGTTCAGGTCATCCCAGACCCAATCAAAATCTGTAAGAAAGAGGGCCCAAGCTAGGGAGGGCTAGAGCAAAGAGACAGCTTCGTGGTCCCAGAGAACCTGCTGAGCCCTCCACACATCCCCGGGGCAGGGCACTCACCCTCGTCCTCCTCACCACAGCGGCAGTCCTTGCCACGGTGTGCTGTGTGTACACTGTTGCAGAAGGTAGCCTCGCTCTGACCCTCACAGTCACAGAAGGACTCTCCTGTCACAGGCACAGCACTGGGGATGGATGGCGGCAGGGAGGAGTACTCAGGGTCAGAGTCTGAGTCGCTGTGCTGGGAGGGAAGGGGCAGATTGTCCTGTTGATGGCAGCTCTCCCACTGCCAGGCTACCCGACCCCCTTTCAAATCCACCAGGGAGGAATCCAGACACTTGAGGTTTTCCAGTGCATGACCTAAGTGACCCACTCAGTGCTGCGGCTTTGACCTCTTGCTTGAGAGCACAGCGACATGGAGCTGTGGCCCCGGGGGCATAGCTTCTCACTTGGCTTCTTACTGGATCTCTGAAACTCAGTATACAACCCTCAGCCCCATTTCTGCACAGCAGCCCTGGCTGCCATGGGCCACACAAGATAGGGCAGTCCAGCGCCTacctcctgtcttctctaggtAGCTCAAGGTCTCCTAAACTACAGGGCTGGTGTTGTCAGCAAGGTCTAGCATCTGAACCTAAGCCTTGAGATATGGGCTTCCATCTCCTGAAAGGTCACTGGGGTCAAGAGGAGCACAGTTACATGAGGCCTAATGGGCTAGTTCAGCTGTAGCAAGCTCCTCCAAAGGTACGGTGCTTGTGGCTTGGGCTCTCAGTCCAGGGAGCCTGTTGGGGGTGTAAAGCTAGGCTGGTCAAGTTCCAGCTGCTGACTGGCCAATCAACACTATAGCTGTTCATCACCTCTGCGAGCCCTTGGATTCCTGCTTCAGTGCTAAAGTCCAGGCTAGCTGGCTTGGCAGTCCCTGAAGCTTTGGCCTCTGCTGTGCCCCACGCAGTGGTCCAGGACCCTCCTATAACCAGCAACACATCACAAGTTCTGACACCTACCCTGGAGTTAGATCTGTTTCCAGCCACAGCCAGCCATTTTATGAGCACCAGGTACGCGGGGTACTTCCCTAGATGGAAGCATTCAGCCACCCAGAGGAGCTTGGGCCAGATCTTTCACGCAATATTCTTTCTCTTCACAGAACTCAGATTCACTGTCCTGGTTTTTGCTGCTTTGGCAAGGTCATCAGCAACTCAGGGAGGGCCCCAAATCACCCACCAGGACCTGAGAACTATCATGGTGGTTATACAATATCCTGGGCAGATGAGGAAGGAAGTGCCCAGCAACAGACAGCTGAAGAGAGACTGAAAAGTGACCTCCCAACTCCAGGCCCAGTGTGCTGGGACAAGGGAGTAGTGACTCCACAAGGAGCCAGACACAGGGAAAGGTGTTTGGCCAACCACAGTAAACGTGGGCCCCAAAGAAGCCAAGCAGAACAGCTACCTAGCTTGGAGGGAAAGTTATACCTCAGAGCAGGCCTTGCACTCCACTGGCAGGGAAGGGATCCTCTAAGGCACAGCCACTGAACCAGGAGCCAAGGTACAAGGTCAATCTGCCTAGCAGAAGGGATGGAGGCTACTGGTCACCCCAACCCAGGCCCAGGAACACCTGACTACATGGCACTGCAAGCTCATTACATGACAGAGGACAGGCATGTGTGTGTCACTGCCTGCATCCCACACTGATGACTGTGAGGCAGGAACATGCATATAGGCTGCTTCAGGGTACGCTGTCATTGGGAGCTAGAGATGTAGCTGGAAATTTGGGCCGACCTCAAGCTCAGAAACCCCTGAGAATGGCCTGAGACACTGCTGACCAAGTCAGTACATCCATTGGTTCCAAGTTTTCCTAACAAGCTGGTGATCCCATGGGCTCCTAGAAGGGACCTCTTGTTGCAGGGAAGTATGACATCAGGGTAGAGGCAATACAGGGCAGAGCCAGAATTCTAGTCCAGTATCAGCAAGACAAATCAAGAGCCACTCAGCAGCCTAAGCTGGGCATCTACCCTGTGCCTATACACCTGGCCTCCCTGTGCTCAGATCTCCAACAGAGGAAGTCTTGGGACATTtgaactttaaagaaaaactgcTGATGACCCGAATCTAACCATCTAACCCCAGGGGTATCACAGGGTAGAAagacagaactgactcctgcaagctgttcTGTTCATCagagcacacacatgcccacacacaatAAATTGCctcaagtccaaggccagcctgtgttatGCTGTGagaccatttttaaaaataagctaggcatggtgacacctgcctttgattctagcactagggaggcaggcagatctctgagttcaaggggagccagggctacaaaaagaCCCAGTCttgaaaactttttctttttttggtttttcaaaacagggcttctgtgtagccttggatatcCTGGACACGCTTtgtagacctcaaactcacagagtgccAGGTTAAAGGCATAAACTACCACAC is part of the Meriones unguiculatus strain TT.TT164.6M chromosome 11, Bangor_MerUng_6.1, whole genome shotgun sequence genome and encodes:
- the Eme2 gene encoding probable crossover junction endonuclease EME2 isoform X3, which gives rise to MAEEEPERPTGSGCGRGQGLRLVGRRPHTWEISDSDTEGTAARVVGPQAPSTVGELRATTKALRADQVLKNLVVYVDPAILEDAGSDILMEALGTLGCECRIEPQHQARSLQWSVVRPDPTPSNVPQEARVENEQEQLLLLEPQEFLQGAVQLTQATDSPCSMPWLSPQSPSRLSHLAVIGLDAYLWSHQPSSQKTWQLKKSKEAHAKVAIRWPEVEEALVLLQLHANLDVLLVASWQELSQYVCAFTKALSQRPSKQYRDSQAFSFCTAGHWASGQQVTRDGSGLRGVWWRQIRQFNRVSPAVADAVVTAFPSPRLLQQNSDSLSWFLLLWQGHQQLREGPKSPTRT
- the Eme2 gene encoding probable crossover junction endonuclease EME2 isoform X1; the encoded protein is MAEEEPERPTGSGCGRGQGLRLVGRRPHTWEISDSDTEGTAARVVGPQAPSTVGELRATTKALRADQVLKNLVVYVDPAILEDAGSDILMEALGTLGCECRIEPQHQARSLQWSVVRPDPTPSNVPQEARVENEQEQLLLLEPQEFLQGAVQLTQATDSPCSMPWLSPQSPSRLSHLAVIGLDAYLWSHQPSSQKTWQLKKSKEAHAKVAIRWPEVEEALVLLQLHANLDVLLVASWQELSQYVCAFTKALSQRPSKQYRDSQAFSFCTAGHWASGQQVTRDGSGLRGVWWRQIRQFNRVSPAVADAVVTAFPSPRLLQQALMDCSTEQERLNLLADLPVKAHRGRQPRRVGPDLSRRICIFLTTTNPDLLLDLSS
- the Mrps34 gene encoding small ribosomal subunit protein mS34; translation: MGRKKVRPRLIAELARRVRALREQRNQPRDSQLYALDYETLTRPHSGRRLPVRAWADVRRENRLLQLLARLPLFGVGRLVTRKSWLWQHDEPCYWRLTRVRPDYTAQNLDHGRAWGVLTFKGKSEDEAREIEQVMYHDWRLVPKHEEEAFTAFTAKPEDRLNLVPYPPLLRAMILAERQKNGDTSVQEPLLNLERARMHPWDYPAKQETKGRAKGTAV
- the Nme3 gene encoding nucleoside diphosphate kinase 3 isoform X2 — encoded protein: MICLVLTIFANLFPAAYSGVNERTFLAVKPDGVQRRLVGEVVRRFERKGFKLVALKLVQASEELLREHYAELRERPFYSRLVKYMRSGPVVAMVWQGLDVVRASRALIGATDPGDAMPGTIRGDFCVEVGKNVIHGSDSVESAHREIALWFREDELLCWEDSAGHWLYE
- the Eme2 gene encoding probable crossover junction endonuclease EME2 isoform X2, producing the protein MAEEEPERPTGSGCGRGQGLRLVGRRPHTWEISDSDTEGTAARVVGPQAPSTVGELRATTKALRADQVLKNLVVYVDPAILEDAGSDILMEALGTLGCECRIEPQHQARSLQWSVVRPDPTPSNVPQEARVENEQEQLLLLEPQEFLQGAVQLTQSPSRLSHLAVIGLDAYLWSHQPSSQKTWQLKKSKEAHAKVAIRWPEVEEALVLLQLHANLDVLLVASWQELSQYVCAFTKALSQRPSKQYRDSQAFSFCTAGHWASGQQVTRDGSGLRGVWWRQIRQFNRVSPAVADAVVTAFPSPRLLQQALMDCSTEQERLNLLADLPVKAHRGRQPRRVGPDLSRRICIFLTTTNPDLLLDLSS
- the Eme2 gene encoding probable crossover junction endonuclease EME2 isoform X4, whose product is MAEEEPERPTGSGCGRGQGLRLVGRRPHTWEISDSDTEAILEDAGSDILMEALGTLGCECRIEPQHQARSLQWSVVRPDPTPSNVPQEARVENEQEQLLLLEPQEFLQGAVQLTQATDSPCSMPWLSPQSPSRLSHLAVIGLDAYLWSHQPSSQKTWQLKKSKEAHAKVAIRWPEVEEALVLLQLHANLDVLLVASWQELSQYVCAFTKALSQRPSKQYRDSQAFSFCTAGHWASGQQVTRDGSGLRGVWWRQIRQFNRVSPAVADAVVTAFPSPRLLQQALMDCSTEQERLNLLADLPVKAHRGRQPRRVGPDLSRRICIFLTTTNPDLLLDLSS
- the Nme3 gene encoding nucleoside diphosphate kinase 3 isoform X1 — its product is MICLVLTIFANLFPAAYSGVNERTFLAVKPDGVQRRLVGEVVRRFERKGFKLVALKLVQASEELLREHYAELRERPFYSRLVKYMRSGPVVAMYPPQVWQGLDVVRASRALIGATDPGDAMPGTIRGDFCVEVGKNVIHGSDSVESAHREIALWFREDELLCWEDSAGHWLYE